In Rhineura floridana isolate rRhiFlo1 chromosome 12, rRhiFlo1.hap2, whole genome shotgun sequence, a single window of DNA contains:
- the LOC133368445 gene encoding uncharacterized protein LOC133368445, whose protein sequence is MGHRHSKWSLHPKQRETPFLYGKYTAITVPGSPRGQISQDASMWTSESNSSIGSIGDTKQLTGAETVSQTAQEGVLPVQQDAETQPVFKSPQENLEDLKEPQPAVRLEKGNGAFQPTMDGVHKAELAVQEPPHLETFLAAEVTPSKEMALEDQETLLLTPSERSIVQMSENPSENVKEMEVTMETIWTVDHEDSEVQTSTELEEHPHCCEEEDSSRAFSSRVRATKWT, encoded by the coding sequence GAAGTACACAGCAATAACAGTTCCTGGTTCTCCTCGTGGACAAATATCACAAGATGCTTCCATGTGGACCAGTGAGAGCAATTCTTCCATAGGGAGTATAGGAGACACAAAGCAATTGACAGGTGCTGAGACTGTTTCACAGACGGCTCAAGAAGGGGTGTTACCTGTTCAGCAAGATGCTGAAACCCAACCTGTTTTCAAGAGCCCTCAAGAGAATTTGGAAGACCTGAAAGAGCCACAGCCTGCTGTCAGGTTGGAGAAAGGAAATGGGGCATTTCAGCCAACCATGGATGGGGTGCATAAGGCAGAGCTTGCTGTACAGGAGCCACCACATCTGGAAACTTTTCTTGCAGCAGAGGTGACCCCATCTAAAGAAATGGCCCTGGAGGACCAAGAGACGTTGCTCTTGACACCAAGTGAACGGTCTATTGTGCAAATGTCAGAAAATCCTAGTGAAAATGTCAAAGAGATGGAAGTGACCATGGAAACTATCTGGACTGTAGATCATGAGGATTCAGAAGTTCAAACCTCAACAGAGCTGGAAGAGCACCCCCACTGCTGTGAAGAAGAAGACAGCAGTAGAGCGTTTTCCTCCCGTGTACGTGCTACAAAGTGGACATGA